The Takifugu rubripes chromosome 7, fTakRub1.2, whole genome shotgun sequence genome has a segment encoding these proteins:
- the LOC101073137 gene encoding DENN domain-containing protein 3-like isoform X5: MRNQPPSAAGALGQDEDKSGANEDVVVPKELDLRSLPPLCFPDGLHLTREEKSEQFHFLVFTDVFGNKTHGVVMQYYRPVLEVSSLPQKGAGPSGWTPLFSAYSFCVISKYPYFTALKDCLTCLSIQLRTSRLSDMEELLEEFAAKLALVPIPPPGHLHLMFHLHPLTIMLPSREDKDHPVVDLDLHLPLLCFQPRQLLQVLSCLLQEQRLVLFSADFARLTLVAESFLLLLQPLSWQQPYVPVLSRSMLDFLMVPTALLMGCHVRHFEEVAAETDDLILVNIDDGSVSTSSSETVELPEVPLAAADCFTQRCASLEIHFDLHQCQRVTSTDVNEQRARRRAWQQQLNHEIQRIALELMVNIFRDVGGHLTYEHRVFNSEDFLKTREPAEQPFYRKVLETHVFHSFLRDRLNRKMDNFARVELRSRSEMQRMKAMVEDSRRPTMQEIQAQRRSSAGEAGPGKTRGMSLPNLAPHQAIRLRSNSLAGLFTPEPAFRSSPKPVAVFRLPDFPTSMSFQSTQTYYCTLIQRLDEEILSLRSENPSLLARFFFLRGFINALCSRRLDALVDFQNLYRTDTSIFPAGLVTWLVESLREDERQLVDKRTDLKRLLLKVQSENEKLPTQPDNRVKRFKLPRKPLRLEEFVCCVQESAIVKHLATIHRLYDALADAQSKQVEPEMFRVFYTSWKEAEAEARHIGLPSEVIDRLDDNECVYKLSSCVKTSCGVGKIAMTQKRLFMLTQGQPGFLEITKFRDIQAVKIATAPFLLVRIPSLRIRTSSRPEVFEANLKTETELWDLLVREMWAGRKMADQHKDPQYMAQALTNVLLMDAVMGCPQNHKPIVAASKLAYFDKIIHEASMTVTQTTSEMLKHKINPSLNLPEPQNVKVLLYTPGQLTCSDSGNEMNPKLWVALEGGRVVVFDASTWSMLQDCIQVGESQLNCMLGLVHGEVWIGSQDSIIYIIDTQSMSCNKQLTEHRHEVTGLTAEPGGGHYSQQTFSCSCDGTVLQWDSVSLKVRKQHFVSCDRLSSIQVHNSTLWCCCSDSIVELNKSGIPQRRISLPEDLRGRNFSCFIFIPQRRQLWAGCTDSGQLFLWHPDHRCTSQRISLPGASGITCMIQVKNQVWVGCNGSGDVTCQYEGQMRGLVMVMDPESCSVTKELQAHRDSIQTLCSAEDRYILSGSTRLDGKIAIWNVE; encoded by the exons ATGAGGAACCAACCgccttcagctgcaggagctctggGCCAAG ATGAGGATAAAAGCGGAGCAAACGAAGATGTCGTCGTACCTAAGGAGCTTGACCTCAGGTCGTTACCCCCACTCTGCTTCCCAG ATGGACTTCACCTaaccagagaagagaagagcgaACAGTTCCACTTCCTGGTGTTCACTGACGTGTTTGGCAACAAGACTCACGGCGTGGTGATGCAGTACTACCGTCCTGTCCTG GAAGTATCTTCCCTCCCCCAGAAAGGAGCTGGGCCCAGCGGGTGgactcctctcttctctgcctACAGTTTCTGTGTAATATCCAAGTATCCGTACTTCACGGCGCTCAAAGACTGCCTGACGTG tcTCTCTATCCAGCTGAGAACCTCACGCTTGTCAGACATGGAGGAATTGCTGGAGGAGTTTGCAGCCAAACTGGCCCTCGTGCCCATCCCCCCGCCTGGACACTTGCATTTG ATGTTTCATTTGCATCCTCTGACCATCATGTTGCCGTCCAGAGAAGACAAGGACCACCCAGTGGTGGATTTAgacctccacctgcccctcctctgcttccagccgcggcagctgctgcag GTGCTGTcctgcctcctgcaggagcagcggcTCGTGCTCTTCTCTGCTGACTTTGCGAGACTCACGCTGGTGGCCGAGAGCTtcttgctcctcctgcag CCTCTGTCCTGGCAGCAGCCCTACGTTCCCGTGCTTTCCAGGAGCATGCTGGACTTTCTCATGGTTCCTACCGCCCTCCTCATGGGCTGCCATGTCCGCCATTTTGAGGAGGTCGCTGCA GAAACGGACGACCTGATCCTCGTCAACATTGACGATGGAAGTGTCTCCACCTCCAGTTCTGAGACTGTCGAGCTGCCAGAGgttcctctggctgctgctgactgctTCACCCAGAG GTGCGCCTCGCTGGAGATCCACTTTGACCTGCATCAGTGTCAGCGCGTGACATCGACGGACGTCAACGAGCAGCGGGCGCGGAGAAGagcctggcagcagcagctcaaccACGAGATCCAGAGGATAGCGCTGGAGCTGATGGTCAACATATTCAG GGACGTCGGCGGTCACCTGACCTATGAGCACCGCGTATTCAACAGTGAGGATTTCCTGAAGACCAGAGAGCCGGCTGAGCAGCCTTTCTACAGAAAG GTGCTGGAGACACACGTCTTCCATTCCTTCCTCAGAGATCGGCTCAACAGGAAGATGGACAACTTTGCACGGGTGGAACTCAGAAGCCGCTCTGAGATGCAAAG AATGAAGGCGATGGTTGAAGACTCCCGCAGACCCACCATGCAGGAGATTCAAGCCCAGCGGAGGAGCTCGGCTGGGGAGGCCGGGCCAGGAAAGACGCGGGGCATGAGCCTCCCGAACCTTGCCCCCCACCAAGCCATCCGCCTCAGGAGTAACTCGCTGGCTGGGCTCTTCACCCCTGAACCTG CATTTAGATCCTCTCCTAAACCAGTAGCGGTGTTTAGGCTCCCAGATTTCCCAACCTCCATGTCTTTCCAGTCCACCCAAACTTATTATTGCACTTTGATTCAGCGGCTCGACGAGGAAATTCTCTCCCTCCGAAGTGAAAACCCGTCCCTGCTTGCGAG GTTCTTCTTCCTACGCGGCTTCATCAACGCCTTGTGTTCACGCCGGCTGGACGCCCTGGTTGACTTCCAGAACCTCTACAGGACGGACACGTCCATCTTCCCCGCCGGCCTGGTCACATGGCTGGTAGAATCCCTCCGTGAGGATGAGAGGCAGCTGGTGGATAAACGGACCGATCTGAAGAGACTCCTGCTGAAG GTGCAGAGTGAGAACGAGAAGCTGCCGACGCAGCCTGACAACCGCGTCAAGAGGTTCAAACTTCCCAGGAAGCCCCTGCGCCTGGAGGAGTTTGTGTGCTGCGTCCAGGAGAGTGCGATTGTGAAGCACCTAGCAACCATACACCGTCTGTACGATGCCCTCGCCGATG CCCAGAGCAAACAGGTAGAACCTGAAATGTTCCGGGTGTTCTACACCTCCTGGAAGGAGGCAGAAGCTGAGGCACGGCACATCGGCCTGCCCTCAGAGGTCATAGATCGTCTCGATGATAACGAGTGCGTCTACAAGCTCTCGTCCTGCGTCAAGACCTCCTGCGGCGTTGGTAAAATTGCTATGACTCAGAAACGGCTGTTCATGCTCACTCAGGGACAGCCGGGCTTCCTTGAAATCACAAAGTTCCGGGACATACAG GCTGTGAAAATAGCCACCGCTCCCTTTCTGCTGGTCCGTATTCCCTCCCTTCGTATCCGCACTTCCAGCAGGCCTGAGGTGTTTGAGGCCAACCTGAAAACAGAGACTGAACTCTGGGACCTTCTGGTTAGAGAGATGTGGGCTGGGAGAAAGATGGCCGACCAACACAAG GACCCTCAGTATATGGCCCAGGCTCTGACCAATGTCCTGCTGATGGATGCTGTCATGGGCTGCCCGCAGAACCACAAACCCATCGTCGCTGCTTCCAAGTTAGCCTATTTTGACAAGATCATCCATGAAG CTTCCATGACGGTGACTCAAACCACCTCAGAGATGCTGAAACACAAGATTAACCCATCACTCAACCTTCCAGAACCTCAGAATGTAAAAGTGCTGCTCTACACCCCAG GTCAGTTGACCTGTAGCGACTCAGGAAACGAGATGAACCCCAAACTGTGGGTGGCCCTGGAGGGGGGCAGAGTGGTGGTGTTTGATGCATCCACCTGGTCCATGCTGCAAGACTGCATCCAGGTTGGGGAGTCGCAGCTG AACTGCATGCTGGGATTGGTCCACGGTGAAGTTTGGATTGGCTCTCAGGACTCCATCATCTACATCATTGACACTCAGAGCATGTCCTGCAACAAGCAGCTGACGGAACACAGACATGAAGTGACTGGACTCACAGCTGAACCCGGGGGTGGACATTACAG TCAGCAGAcattctcctgcagctgtgacggGACGGTTCTGCAGTGGGACTCAGTCAGTCTCAAAGTCAGGAAACAGCACTTCGTTAGCTGTGACCGTCTGTCCTCCATCCAGGTCCACAACAGTACGCTGTGGTGCT gtTGTAGTGACAGCATTGTGGAACTGAACAAGAGCGGGATCCCACAAAGAAGAATATCCCTCCCTGAAGATCTACGGGGACGTaacttcagctgcttcattttTATCCCACAG CGAAGACAGCTGTGGGCGGGATGCACAGACTCAGGACAGCTTTTTCTCTGGCACCCTGACCACAGATGTACCTCCCAGAGAATCTCCCTGCCTGGGGCCTCGGGAATCACCTGTATGATTCAAGTTAAGAACCAG GTATGGGTGGGCTGCAATGGCAGCGGTGATGTCACATGTCAATATGAGGGGCAGATGAGAGgtctggtgatggtgatggaccCAGAGAGCTGCAGTGTGACAAAAGAGCTGCAGGCCCACAGAGACAGCATCCAGACACTGTGCTCGGCTGAGGACCGCTACATCCTGAGTGGTTCCACACGCCTTGATGGCAAGATTGCCATCTGGAATGTCGAGTAA
- the LOC101073137 gene encoding DENN domain-containing protein 3-like isoform X3, whose product MADRVPPLLLEACVLLGASEDKLADIHQAQFNSDGSQERPLLEPEVLHVLAPPFFSGPSAEGSAVRSHGKKRWSLHRRMRNQPPSAAGALGQDEDKSGANEDVVVPKELDLRSLPPLCFPDGLHLTREEKSEQFHFLVFTDVFGNKTHGVVMQYYRPVLEVSSLPQKGAGPSGWTPLFSAYSFCVISKYPYFTALKDCLTCLSIQLRTSRLSDMEELLEEFAAKLALVPIPPPGHLHLMFHLHPLTIMLPSREDKDHPVVDLDLHLPLLCFQPRQLLQVLSCLLQEQRLVLFSADFARLTLVAESFLLLLQPLSWQQPYVPVLSRSMLDFLMVPTALLMGCHVRHFEEVAAETDDLILVNIDDGSVSTSSSETVELPEVPLAAADCFTQRCASLEIHFDLHQCQRVTSTDVNEQRARRRAWQQQLNHEIQRIALELMVNIFRDVGGHLTYEHRVFNSEDFLKTREPAEQPFYRKVLETHVFHSFLRDRLNRKMDNFARVELRSRSEMQRMKAMVEDSRRPTMQEIQAQRRSSAGEAGPGKTRGMSLPNLAPHQAIRLRSNSLAGLFTPEPAFRSSPKPVAVFRLPDFPTSMSFQSTQTYYCTLIQRLDEEILSLRSENPSLLARFFFLRGFINALCSRRLDALVDFQNLYRTDTSIFPAGLVTWLVESLREDERQLVDKRTDLKRLLLKVQSENEKLPTQPDNRVKRFKLPRKPLRLEEFVCCVQESAIVKHLATIHRLYDALADAQSKQVEPEMFRVFYTSWKEAEAEARHIGLPSEVIDRLDDNECVYKLSSCVKTSCGVGKIAMTQKRLFMLTQGQPGFLEITKFRDIQAVKIATAPFLLVRIPSLRIRTSSRPEVFEANLKTETELWDLLVREMWAGRKMADQHKDPQYMAQALTNVLLMDAVMGCPQNHKPIVAASKLAYFDKIIHEASMTVTQTTSEMLKHKINPSLNLPEPQNVKVLLYTPGQLTCSDSGNEMNPKLWVALEGGRVVVFDASTWSMLQDCIQVGESQLNCMLGLVHGEVWIGSQDSIIYIIDTQSMSCNKQLTEHRHEVTGLTAEPGGGHYSQQTFSCSCDGTVLQWDSVSLKVRKQHFVSCDRLSSIQVHNSTLWCCCSDSIVELNKSGIPQRRISLPEDLRGRNFSCFIFIPQRRQLWAGCTDSGQLFLWHPDHRCTSQRISLPGASGITCMIQVKNQVWVGCNGSGDVTCQYEGQMRGLVMVMDPESCSVTKELQAHRDSIQTLCSAEDRYILSGSTRLDGKIAIWNVE is encoded by the exons ATGGCGGACCGCgtgcctcctctgctgctggaggcctgcGTGCTTCTGGGAGCGTCTGAGGACAAACTCGCTGACATCCACCAG GCTCAGTTTAACAGCGATGGGTCTcaagagcgccccctgctggagccgGAGGTGTTGCACGTCCTGGCTCCCCCCTTCTTCAGCGGCCCATCAGCAGAGGGGTCGGCGGTGAGGTCACACGGGAAGAAGAGGTGGTCCCTTCATAGGAGGATGAGGAACCAACCgccttcagctgcaggagctctggGCCAAG ATGAGGATAAAAGCGGAGCAAACGAAGATGTCGTCGTACCTAAGGAGCTTGACCTCAGGTCGTTACCCCCACTCTGCTTCCCAG ATGGACTTCACCTaaccagagaagagaagagcgaACAGTTCCACTTCCTGGTGTTCACTGACGTGTTTGGCAACAAGACTCACGGCGTGGTGATGCAGTACTACCGTCCTGTCCTG GAAGTATCTTCCCTCCCCCAGAAAGGAGCTGGGCCCAGCGGGTGgactcctctcttctctgcctACAGTTTCTGTGTAATATCCAAGTATCCGTACTTCACGGCGCTCAAAGACTGCCTGACGTG tcTCTCTATCCAGCTGAGAACCTCACGCTTGTCAGACATGGAGGAATTGCTGGAGGAGTTTGCAGCCAAACTGGCCCTCGTGCCCATCCCCCCGCCTGGACACTTGCATTTG ATGTTTCATTTGCATCCTCTGACCATCATGTTGCCGTCCAGAGAAGACAAGGACCACCCAGTGGTGGATTTAgacctccacctgcccctcctctgcttccagccgcggcagctgctgcag GTGCTGTcctgcctcctgcaggagcagcggcTCGTGCTCTTCTCTGCTGACTTTGCGAGACTCACGCTGGTGGCCGAGAGCTtcttgctcctcctgcag CCTCTGTCCTGGCAGCAGCCCTACGTTCCCGTGCTTTCCAGGAGCATGCTGGACTTTCTCATGGTTCCTACCGCCCTCCTCATGGGCTGCCATGTCCGCCATTTTGAGGAGGTCGCTGCA GAAACGGACGACCTGATCCTCGTCAACATTGACGATGGAAGTGTCTCCACCTCCAGTTCTGAGACTGTCGAGCTGCCAGAGgttcctctggctgctgctgactgctTCACCCAGAG GTGCGCCTCGCTGGAGATCCACTTTGACCTGCATCAGTGTCAGCGCGTGACATCGACGGACGTCAACGAGCAGCGGGCGCGGAGAAGagcctggcagcagcagctcaaccACGAGATCCAGAGGATAGCGCTGGAGCTGATGGTCAACATATTCAG GGACGTCGGCGGTCACCTGACCTATGAGCACCGCGTATTCAACAGTGAGGATTTCCTGAAGACCAGAGAGCCGGCTGAGCAGCCTTTCTACAGAAAG GTGCTGGAGACACACGTCTTCCATTCCTTCCTCAGAGATCGGCTCAACAGGAAGATGGACAACTTTGCACGGGTGGAACTCAGAAGCCGCTCTGAGATGCAAAG AATGAAGGCGATGGTTGAAGACTCCCGCAGACCCACCATGCAGGAGATTCAAGCCCAGCGGAGGAGCTCGGCTGGGGAGGCCGGGCCAGGAAAGACGCGGGGCATGAGCCTCCCGAACCTTGCCCCCCACCAAGCCATCCGCCTCAGGAGTAACTCGCTGGCTGGGCTCTTCACCCCTGAACCTG CATTTAGATCCTCTCCTAAACCAGTAGCGGTGTTTAGGCTCCCAGATTTCCCAACCTCCATGTCTTTCCAGTCCACCCAAACTTATTATTGCACTTTGATTCAGCGGCTCGACGAGGAAATTCTCTCCCTCCGAAGTGAAAACCCGTCCCTGCTTGCGAG GTTCTTCTTCCTACGCGGCTTCATCAACGCCTTGTGTTCACGCCGGCTGGACGCCCTGGTTGACTTCCAGAACCTCTACAGGACGGACACGTCCATCTTCCCCGCCGGCCTGGTCACATGGCTGGTAGAATCCCTCCGTGAGGATGAGAGGCAGCTGGTGGATAAACGGACCGATCTGAAGAGACTCCTGCTGAAG GTGCAGAGTGAGAACGAGAAGCTGCCGACGCAGCCTGACAACCGCGTCAAGAGGTTCAAACTTCCCAGGAAGCCCCTGCGCCTGGAGGAGTTTGTGTGCTGCGTCCAGGAGAGTGCGATTGTGAAGCACCTAGCAACCATACACCGTCTGTACGATGCCCTCGCCGATG CCCAGAGCAAACAGGTAGAACCTGAAATGTTCCGGGTGTTCTACACCTCCTGGAAGGAGGCAGAAGCTGAGGCACGGCACATCGGCCTGCCCTCAGAGGTCATAGATCGTCTCGATGATAACGAGTGCGTCTACAAGCTCTCGTCCTGCGTCAAGACCTCCTGCGGCGTTGGTAAAATTGCTATGACTCAGAAACGGCTGTTCATGCTCACTCAGGGACAGCCGGGCTTCCTTGAAATCACAAAGTTCCGGGACATACAG GCTGTGAAAATAGCCACCGCTCCCTTTCTGCTGGTCCGTATTCCCTCCCTTCGTATCCGCACTTCCAGCAGGCCTGAGGTGTTTGAGGCCAACCTGAAAACAGAGACTGAACTCTGGGACCTTCTGGTTAGAGAGATGTGGGCTGGGAGAAAGATGGCCGACCAACACAAG GACCCTCAGTATATGGCCCAGGCTCTGACCAATGTCCTGCTGATGGATGCTGTCATGGGCTGCCCGCAGAACCACAAACCCATCGTCGCTGCTTCCAAGTTAGCCTATTTTGACAAGATCATCCATGAAG CTTCCATGACGGTGACTCAAACCACCTCAGAGATGCTGAAACACAAGATTAACCCATCACTCAACCTTCCAGAACCTCAGAATGTAAAAGTGCTGCTCTACACCCCAG GTCAGTTGACCTGTAGCGACTCAGGAAACGAGATGAACCCCAAACTGTGGGTGGCCCTGGAGGGGGGCAGAGTGGTGGTGTTTGATGCATCCACCTGGTCCATGCTGCAAGACTGCATCCAGGTTGGGGAGTCGCAGCTG AACTGCATGCTGGGATTGGTCCACGGTGAAGTTTGGATTGGCTCTCAGGACTCCATCATCTACATCATTGACACTCAGAGCATGTCCTGCAACAAGCAGCTGACGGAACACAGACATGAAGTGACTGGACTCACAGCTGAACCCGGGGGTGGACATTACAG TCAGCAGAcattctcctgcagctgtgacggGACGGTTCTGCAGTGGGACTCAGTCAGTCTCAAAGTCAGGAAACAGCACTTCGTTAGCTGTGACCGTCTGTCCTCCATCCAGGTCCACAACAGTACGCTGTGGTGCT gtTGTAGTGACAGCATTGTGGAACTGAACAAGAGCGGGATCCCACAAAGAAGAATATCCCTCCCTGAAGATCTACGGGGACGTaacttcagctgcttcattttTATCCCACAG CGAAGACAGCTGTGGGCGGGATGCACAGACTCAGGACAGCTTTTTCTCTGGCACCCTGACCACAGATGTACCTCCCAGAGAATCTCCCTGCCTGGGGCCTCGGGAATCACCTGTATGATTCAAGTTAAGAACCAG GTATGGGTGGGCTGCAATGGCAGCGGTGATGTCACATGTCAATATGAGGGGCAGATGAGAGgtctggtgatggtgatggaccCAGAGAGCTGCAGTGTGACAAAAGAGCTGCAGGCCCACAGAGACAGCATCCAGACACTGTGCTCGGCTGAGGACCGCTACATCCTGAGTGGTTCCACACGCCTTGATGGCAAGATTGCCATCTGGAATGTCGAGTAA
- the LOC101073137 gene encoding DENN domain-containing protein 3-like isoform X4, with translation MSAHVCSTWTGPAGSSAGLTGPVRSVMADRVPPLLLEACVLLGASEDKLADIHQAQFNSDGSQERPLLEPEVLHVLAPPFFSGPSAEGSAVRSHGKKRWSLHRRMRNQPPSAAGALGQDEDKSGANEDVVVPKELDLRSLPPLCFPDGLHLTREEKSEQFHFLVFTDVFGNKTHGVVMQYYRPVLEVSSLPQKGAGPSGWTPLFSAYSFCVISKYPYFTALKDCLTCLSIQLRTSRLSDMEELLEEFAAKLALVPIPPPGHLHLMFHLHPLTIMLPSREDKDHPVVDLDLHLPLLCFQPRQLLQVLSCLLQEQRLVLFSADFARLTLVAESFLLLLQPLSWQQPYVPVLSRSMLDFLMVPTALLMGCHVRHFEEVAAETDDLILVNIDDGSVSTSSSETVELPEVPLAAADCFTQRCASLEIHFDLHQCQRVTSTDVNEQRARRRAWQQQLNHEIQRIALELMVNIFRDVGGHLTYEHRVFNSEDFLKTREPAEQPFYRKVLETHVFHSFLRDRLNRKMDNFARVELRSRSEMQRMKAMVEDSRRPTMQEIQAQRRSSAGEAGPGKTRGMSLPNLAPHQAIRLRSNSLAGLFTPEPAFRSSPKPVAVFRLPDFPTSMSFQSTQTYYCTLIQRLDEEILSLRSENPSLLARFFFLRGFINALCSRRLDALVDFQNLYRTDTSIFPAGLVTWLVESLREDERQLVDKRTDLKRLLLKVQSENEKLPTQPDNRVKRFKLPRKPLRLEEFVCCVQESAIVKHLATIHRLYDALADAQSKQVEPEMFRVFYTSWKEAEAEARHIGLPSEVIDRLDDNECVYKLSSCVKTSCGVGKIAMTQKRLFMLTQGQPGFLEITKFRDIQAVKIATAPFLLVRIPSLRIRTSSRPEVFEANLKTETELWDLLVREMWAGRKMADQHKDPQYMAQALTNVLLMDAVMGCPQNHKPIVAASKLAYFDKIIHEASMTVTQTTSEMLKHKINPSLNLPEPQNVKVLLYTPGQLTCSDSGNEMNPKLWVALEGGRVVVFDASTWSMLQDCIQVGESQLNCMLGLVHGEVWIGSQDSIIYIIDTQSMSCNKQLTEHRHEVTGLTAEPGGGHYSQQTFSCSCDGTVLQWDSVSLKVRKQHFVSCDRLSSIQVHNSTLWCCCSDSIVELNKSGIPQRRISLPEDLRGRNFSCFIFIPQPVFVWTFSSEDSCGRDAQTQDSFFSGTLTTDVPPRESPCLGPRESPV, from the exons ATGTCTGCTCATGTCTGCAGCACTTGGACCGGTCCCGCGGGCAGCTCCGCCGGTCTGACTGGACCTGTGAGGTCAGTGATGGCGGACCGCgtgcctcctctgctgctggaggcctgcGTGCTTCTGGGAGCGTCTGAGGACAAACTCGCTGACATCCACCAG GCTCAGTTTAACAGCGATGGGTCTcaagagcgccccctgctggagccgGAGGTGTTGCACGTCCTGGCTCCCCCCTTCTTCAGCGGCCCATCAGCAGAGGGGTCGGCGGTGAGGTCACACGGGAAGAAGAGGTGGTCCCTTCATAGGAGGATGAGGAACCAACCgccttcagctgcaggagctctggGCCAAG ATGAGGATAAAAGCGGAGCAAACGAAGATGTCGTCGTACCTAAGGAGCTTGACCTCAGGTCGTTACCCCCACTCTGCTTCCCAG ATGGACTTCACCTaaccagagaagagaagagcgaACAGTTCCACTTCCTGGTGTTCACTGACGTGTTTGGCAACAAGACTCACGGCGTGGTGATGCAGTACTACCGTCCTGTCCTG GAAGTATCTTCCCTCCCCCAGAAAGGAGCTGGGCCCAGCGGGTGgactcctctcttctctgcctACAGTTTCTGTGTAATATCCAAGTATCCGTACTTCACGGCGCTCAAAGACTGCCTGACGTG tcTCTCTATCCAGCTGAGAACCTCACGCTTGTCAGACATGGAGGAATTGCTGGAGGAGTTTGCAGCCAAACTGGCCCTCGTGCCCATCCCCCCGCCTGGACACTTGCATTTG ATGTTTCATTTGCATCCTCTGACCATCATGTTGCCGTCCAGAGAAGACAAGGACCACCCAGTGGTGGATTTAgacctccacctgcccctcctctgcttccagccgcggcagctgctgcag GTGCTGTcctgcctcctgcaggagcagcggcTCGTGCTCTTCTCTGCTGACTTTGCGAGACTCACGCTGGTGGCCGAGAGCTtcttgctcctcctgcag CCTCTGTCCTGGCAGCAGCCCTACGTTCCCGTGCTTTCCAGGAGCATGCTGGACTTTCTCATGGTTCCTACCGCCCTCCTCATGGGCTGCCATGTCCGCCATTTTGAGGAGGTCGCTGCA GAAACGGACGACCTGATCCTCGTCAACATTGACGATGGAAGTGTCTCCACCTCCAGTTCTGAGACTGTCGAGCTGCCAGAGgttcctctggctgctgctgactgctTCACCCAGAG GTGCGCCTCGCTGGAGATCCACTTTGACCTGCATCAGTGTCAGCGCGTGACATCGACGGACGTCAACGAGCAGCGGGCGCGGAGAAGagcctggcagcagcagctcaaccACGAGATCCAGAGGATAGCGCTGGAGCTGATGGTCAACATATTCAG GGACGTCGGCGGTCACCTGACCTATGAGCACCGCGTATTCAACAGTGAGGATTTCCTGAAGACCAGAGAGCCGGCTGAGCAGCCTTTCTACAGAAAG GTGCTGGAGACACACGTCTTCCATTCCTTCCTCAGAGATCGGCTCAACAGGAAGATGGACAACTTTGCACGGGTGGAACTCAGAAGCCGCTCTGAGATGCAAAG AATGAAGGCGATGGTTGAAGACTCCCGCAGACCCACCATGCAGGAGATTCAAGCCCAGCGGAGGAGCTCGGCTGGGGAGGCCGGGCCAGGAAAGACGCGGGGCATGAGCCTCCCGAACCTTGCCCCCCACCAAGCCATCCGCCTCAGGAGTAACTCGCTGGCTGGGCTCTTCACCCCTGAACCTG CATTTAGATCCTCTCCTAAACCAGTAGCGGTGTTTAGGCTCCCAGATTTCCCAACCTCCATGTCTTTCCAGTCCACCCAAACTTATTATTGCACTTTGATTCAGCGGCTCGACGAGGAAATTCTCTCCCTCCGAAGTGAAAACCCGTCCCTGCTTGCGAG GTTCTTCTTCCTACGCGGCTTCATCAACGCCTTGTGTTCACGCCGGCTGGACGCCCTGGTTGACTTCCAGAACCTCTACAGGACGGACACGTCCATCTTCCCCGCCGGCCTGGTCACATGGCTGGTAGAATCCCTCCGTGAGGATGAGAGGCAGCTGGTGGATAAACGGACCGATCTGAAGAGACTCCTGCTGAAG GTGCAGAGTGAGAACGAGAAGCTGCCGACGCAGCCTGACAACCGCGTCAAGAGGTTCAAACTTCCCAGGAAGCCCCTGCGCCTGGAGGAGTTTGTGTGCTGCGTCCAGGAGAGTGCGATTGTGAAGCACCTAGCAACCATACACCGTCTGTACGATGCCCTCGCCGATG CCCAGAGCAAACAGGTAGAACCTGAAATGTTCCGGGTGTTCTACACCTCCTGGAAGGAGGCAGAAGCTGAGGCACGGCACATCGGCCTGCCCTCAGAGGTCATAGATCGTCTCGATGATAACGAGTGCGTCTACAAGCTCTCGTCCTGCGTCAAGACCTCCTGCGGCGTTGGTAAAATTGCTATGACTCAGAAACGGCTGTTCATGCTCACTCAGGGACAGCCGGGCTTCCTTGAAATCACAAAGTTCCGGGACATACAG GCTGTGAAAATAGCCACCGCTCCCTTTCTGCTGGTCCGTATTCCCTCCCTTCGTATCCGCACTTCCAGCAGGCCTGAGGTGTTTGAGGCCAACCTGAAAACAGAGACTGAACTCTGGGACCTTCTGGTTAGAGAGATGTGGGCTGGGAGAAAGATGGCCGACCAACACAAG GACCCTCAGTATATGGCCCAGGCTCTGACCAATGTCCTGCTGATGGATGCTGTCATGGGCTGCCCGCAGAACCACAAACCCATCGTCGCTGCTTCCAAGTTAGCCTATTTTGACAAGATCATCCATGAAG CTTCCATGACGGTGACTCAAACCACCTCAGAGATGCTGAAACACAAGATTAACCCATCACTCAACCTTCCAGAACCTCAGAATGTAAAAGTGCTGCTCTACACCCCAG GTCAGTTGACCTGTAGCGACTCAGGAAACGAGATGAACCCCAAACTGTGGGTGGCCCTGGAGGGGGGCAGAGTGGTGGTGTTTGATGCATCCACCTGGTCCATGCTGCAAGACTGCATCCAGGTTGGGGAGTCGCAGCTG AACTGCATGCTGGGATTGGTCCACGGTGAAGTTTGGATTGGCTCTCAGGACTCCATCATCTACATCATTGACACTCAGAGCATGTCCTGCAACAAGCAGCTGACGGAACACAGACATGAAGTGACTGGACTCACAGCTGAACCCGGGGGTGGACATTACAG TCAGCAGAcattctcctgcagctgtgacggGACGGTTCTGCAGTGGGACTCAGTCAGTCTCAAAGTCAGGAAACAGCACTTCGTTAGCTGTGACCGTCTGTCCTCCATCCAGGTCCACAACAGTACGCTGTGGTGCT gtTGTAGTGACAGCATTGTGGAACTGAACAAGAGCGGGATCCCACAAAGAAGAATATCCCTCCCTGAAGATCTACGGGGACGTaacttcagctgcttcattttTATCCCACAG CCAGTGTTTGTGTGGACTTTTTCCAGCGAAGACAGCTGTGGGCGGGATGCACAGACTCAGGACAGCTTTTTCTCTGGCACCCTGACCACAGATGTACCTCCCAGAGAATCTCCCTGCCTGGGGCCTCGGGAATCACCTGTATGA